GGACCGCAAGCTGGGCGGCATCCTGATCGAGACCGCAGCGCCGTCGGAGGGCGGACCGGCGCGCTACACCATCGTCGGCCTGGGCCTGAACCTGGCCCCGCGCGAAGGCGACGCCTATGCCACGCCGCCGTGCGCCTTGCGTGAACTGCTGCCGAAGGCGGCCGCCGACGCCGTGCTGCAGCAAGTGGCGCCGCCGCTGCTGCAGGCGGTGCTCGGTTTCGAGCAGTTCGGCTTCGCCCCGTTCCAGGCGCGCTTCGAGGCCCGTGATGCGCTGGCCGGCCGTTCCGTGCGGCTGAGTGATGGCATGGTCGGCAGTGCCCACGGGGTGGACACCCGGGGCGCGCTGCTCGTGCATACTGCCGCCGGCATGAAGGCCGTGGCCACCGCCGAGGTGAGCGTGCGGCCCGCCTGATCCACTCTGATGCTGCGCCTGGCCGTCCTGCTGCTGCTGCTCGCCAATGGCGTCTATTACGCCTGGAGCGAGGGGTTGCTGCTGCCCTGGGGCTGGGGCCCGCTGCCCCAGACCGAGCCGTACCGGCTGGAGCAGCAGATCCAGCCCGAACGGATCCGGGTGCTGCCGGCCGAAGAAGCCAAGCGCCCCGAGGCCGCCACGGCCGCAGCCGCCGTGCGGCTGGGCGAATGCCTGCAGGCCGGGCCGCTGCCGGAGCCGGCCGCCGAACCGCTGCGGCAGGCGATGGCCGGCTGGCCCGCCTCGGCCTGGACGCTGGAGCCGGTGACCGAGCCGCCGCGCTGGATCGTCTACATGGGCAAGTACCCGAGCGCCGCCGAAGTCGATCGCAAGAAGGGCGAGCTGCGGCAGATCGGCGTGGCCTGGGAGCCGCTGACCAACGCCGATCTGGAACCGGGGCTGTCGCTGGGCGGCTTTGCCACCCAGCAGGCGGCCGACCAGCACCGCGACAAGCTGCTGGGGCGCGGCGTGCGCACCGCGCGCGTGCTGCAGGAGCGCCCGGAAACCCGCGGCCACCATCTCAAGCTGGTGGCCATCGACGAGACGTTGCGGGCGCGGCTCGAGGAGCTGCGGCCGCTGCTGAACGGCAAGGCCCTGCGGCCCTGCCGCTGAACCCAGGAGGAAATCCGCGATGACACTCAAGCTCTACTTCGCCCCCGGCGCCTGCTCCTTCGTGCCCCATGCGTTGCTGGAGGCGACCGGGCAGCCGTTCGAGACGCAGATGGTCAAGTTGCACAAGCAGGAGCAGGACTCGCCCGAGTACCGGGCGCTGAACCCGCGCGGACAGGTGCCGGTGCTGGTGGACGGCGAGGCGGTGATCACCCAGATCCTGGCCATCATCGGCTACCTGGACGCGCGTTTTCCGCAGCAGCAGTTCCTGCCGAGCGATCCCCTGGCGCGCGCCAAGGCGATGGAGACGCTGGCCTGGATGAACAACACGGTGCATCCGACCTTCACCCACGTGTTCATGCCGTACAAGTTCAGCGACGAGCCGGACACCCAGGGCCGGATCAAGGCCTTCGCGGCCAGGCAGTACC
The sequence above is a segment of the Ramlibacter tataouinensis genome. Coding sequences within it:
- a CDS encoding biotin--[acetyl-CoA-carboxylase] ligase, which codes for MTALSRQLDALLPGLAVESVTEIDSTNSELMRRARAGRLEPVLLLAQRQTAGRGRLGRQWLGEPGASLTFSLGLLLAPPDWSGLSLAAGVAVAEALHPAVRLKWPNDLWVQDRKLGGILIETAAPSEGGPARYTIVGLGLNLAPREGDAYATPPCALRELLPKAAADAVLQQVAPPLLQAVLGFEQFGFAPFQARFEARDALAGRSVRLSDGMVGSAHGVDTRGALLVHTAAGMKAVATAEVSVRPA
- a CDS encoding SPOR domain-containing protein — encoded protein: MLRLAVLLLLLANGVYYAWSEGLLLPWGWGPLPQTEPYRLEQQIQPERIRVLPAEEAKRPEAATAAAAVRLGECLQAGPLPEPAAEPLRQAMAGWPASAWTLEPVTEPPRWIVYMGKYPSAAEVDRKKGELRQIGVAWEPLTNADLEPGLSLGGFATQQAADQHRDKLLGRGVRTARVLQERPETRGHHLKLVAIDETLRARLEELRPLLNGKALRPCR
- a CDS encoding glutathione S-transferase family protein — translated: MTLKLYFAPGACSFVPHALLEATGQPFETQMVKLHKQEQDSPEYRALNPRGQVPVLVDGEAVITQILAIIGYLDARFPQQQFLPSDPLARAKAMETLAWMNNTVHPTFTHVFMPYKFSDEPDTQGRIKAFAARQYRPLLAEIEAMAAKAAQQGRPFLGGERFGPIDAYALTLLRWGGYAGIDPAGFPALWPHVQKLATLPPVARAMERERLQLNVYKAA